A stretch of Gammaproteobacteria bacterium DNA encodes these proteins:
- a CDS encoding outer membrane beta-barrel protein gives MNSLTCLSGRLRGGLLSIALLGAAALAALAPADAQGAGRSGMYAGLDLGLVFPGQLATQGMDTDVQTLCDELIPVPQGVNRPSQTMCQSGGGDGWTNSLDSGRGFMGGVQLGWFHNNFRFELEYAYSASDGDRGPIDGLIAGKENEFVYQNEKFENITSHDLFVNAYVDLQAGSRFTPYIGFGLGWRRMELDYTGIFIRNTFDVFNSNPALADRRNAAGTLSYTEKKLDDDLFGYQLIIGGDYAVDERLTVGAKFRYMRFDEFDGGYTPSDFLRSHDSVVRVGGVDRPVVNKVETDKIDNWVVSLNLKYAFAGAGAGSASGATAGAERDGMYVGLDLGMVLPEDLDSDSGDNDVATICDSHIFSPPALQTTGCGGGDSWTNSFDPDTGLLGGVHVGWFHGNLRTELEYFHWAADGDSKPIDDLNDFTGKNAEFQFQNETVDNITGHNLFANVYYDFASHSRFTPYIGAGLGWQKISFDYTGIFLRNTRAVFENPDNGLMERTAAAGTVTQIEKELEDDLFGYQLMAGVDYALTERLALGGKLRYTRFDDFDGGRNEYDQLRSHESRTTDPVNDPGNPNSRVVRNRLEIDELETWALSLNLKYLF, from the coding sequence ATGAACTCATTGACTTGCTTGTCGGGACGACTGCGGGGCGGTTTGCTTTCCATTGCGCTGCTGGGGGCGGCGGCGCTGGCGGCGTTGGCGCCGGCGGACGCGCAGGGCGCGGGCCGCAGCGGCATGTATGCCGGGCTTGACCTCGGCCTGGTGTTTCCGGGCCAACTGGCGACGCAGGGCATGGACACGGATGTGCAGACCTTGTGTGACGAACTGATTCCCGTCCCGCAAGGCGTCAACAGGCCGTCACAGACCATGTGCCAGAGCGGCGGCGGCGACGGCTGGACCAACAGCCTGGACTCCGGCAGGGGCTTCATGGGCGGCGTTCAACTGGGGTGGTTCCACAACAATTTCCGGTTTGAACTGGAGTACGCGTATTCGGCTTCCGACGGCGACCGCGGCCCGATTGACGGCCTGATTGCCGGCAAGGAGAACGAGTTTGTCTATCAGAACGAGAAGTTCGAGAACATCACCAGCCACGACTTGTTCGTCAACGCCTATGTGGATTTGCAGGCCGGTTCAAGGTTCACGCCGTATATCGGCTTCGGCCTCGGCTGGCGCAGAATGGAACTGGACTACACCGGCATTTTCATCCGCAACACCTTTGATGTCTTCAACAGCAACCCGGCGCTGGCCGACAGGCGCAACGCCGCCGGCACGCTGTCGTACACCGAAAAGAAACTGGACGACGACCTGTTCGGCTACCAGTTGATTATCGGCGGCGATTACGCGGTGGACGAGCGCCTGACGGTGGGCGCCAAATTCCGCTACATGCGCTTTGACGAGTTTGACGGCGGCTACACCCCGTCCGATTTTCTCAGAAGCCACGACTCCGTCGTCCGCGTCGGCGGCGTTGACCGCCCGGTGGTGAACAAGGTGGAGACCGACAAGATAGACAACTGGGTTGTCAGCCTGAACCTGAAATATGCGTTCGCGGGCGCCGGCGCCGGAAGCGCAAGCGGCGCGACGGCGGGCGCGGAGCGCGACGGCATGTATGTCGGGCTTGACCTCGGCATGGTGCTGCCGGAAGACCTCGACAGCGACAGCGGCGACAACGATGTGGCGACGATATGCGACAGCCATATTTTCTCCCCCCCGGCGCTGCAGACAACGGGCTGCGGCGGCGGCGACAGTTGGACCAACAGTTTTGATCCGGACACGGGGCTGCTCGGCGGCGTCCATGTCGGCTGGTTTCATGGAAACCTGCGCACTGAACTGGAATACTTCCACTGGGCCGCCGACGGCGACAGCAAGCCGATTGACGACCTGAACGACTTCACCGGCAAGAACGCCGAATTCCAGTTCCAGAACGAGACGGTGGACAACATCACCGGCCACAACCTGTTCGCCAATGTATATTACGACTTCGCAAGCCATTCCAGATTCACGCCGTATATCGGCGCGGGCCTCGGCTGGCAGAAGATCAGTTTTGACTACACCGGCATTTTTCTCAGAAACACGCGCGCGGTTTTCGAGAATCCCGACAACGGGTTGATGGAGAGAACCGCCGCCGCCGGCACCGTGACGCAAATCGAGAAGGAACTGGAAGACGACCTGTTCGGCTACCAGTTGATGGCGGGCGTGGATTACGCGCTGACCGAACGCCTGGCGCTCGGCGGCAAACTCCGCTACACGCGCTTCGACGATTTTGACGGGGGCCGCAACGAATACGACCAGTTGAGAAGCCACGAATCGAGAACCACCGACCCGGTCAACGACCCCGGCAACCCCAACAGCCGCGTTGTCCGCAACCGCCTCGAGATAGACGAACTGGAGACCTGGGCGCTGAGCCTGAACCTTAAATACCTGTTCTGA
- a CDS encoding sulfoxide reductase heme-binding subunit YedZ — protein MSNGAATGVSPQGARAIRAARVFVHIACLLPLAWLVWTGVYRDLGANPIEYITRFLGDWTLRLLLITLAFTPVAALLRVRIVRYRRAVGLYCFFYAVCHFITYIWLDQFFDWQSIVEDIVKRPFILAGFTAFVLLIPLAATSNAAAVRWLQHRWNRLHRLVYVIAIVGLLHYWWLVRADFLKAWIYLAILAVLLGYRLWRFAASRNLSRG, from the coding sequence TTGAGCAACGGCGCCGCCACCGGTGTTTCCCCGCAGGGCGCGCGCGCCATCCGCGCCGCCCGGGTTTTCGTCCACATCGCCTGCCTGCTGCCGCTGGCGTGGCTGGTGTGGACGGGCGTTTACCGCGATCTCGGCGCCAACCCCATCGAATACATCACGCGCTTTCTCGGCGACTGGACGCTGCGCCTGCTGCTGATTACGCTGGCGTTCACGCCGGTCGCCGCGCTGCTGCGCGTGCGGATTGTGCGCTACCGGCGCGCCGTCGGCCTGTATTGCTTCTTTTACGCCGTGTGCCACTTCATCACCTACATCTGGCTTGATCAGTTCTTCGACTGGCAATCCATCGTCGAGGACATCGTCAAGCGGCCCTTCATTCTCGCCGGCTTCACCGCGTTCGTGCTGCTGATACCGCTGGCCGCGACCTCCAACGCCGCCGCCGTGCGCTGGCTGCAACACCGCTGGAACCGCCTGCACCGCCTCGTGTATGTCATCGCGATCGTCGGCCTGCTGCACTACTGGTGGCTGGTGCGCGCCGACTTCTTGAAGGCGTGGATTTATCTGGCGATACTGGCGGTGCTGCTGGGCTACCGGCTCTGGCGCTTCGCCGCGTCCAGGAACCTGAGCCGCGGATAA
- a CDS encoding DNA methyltransferase, translating into MNTTANNAAAPALHEHLNRCASAAPDYLSFDGGKIPRFTAEFWTAKQRQGNPIHEVSYRACFKAQLPGFFIGLLSSEGDVIYDPFAGRGTTAVEAALNGRIPVSNDVNPLSEVLARPRIEPPSLDEVQQRLLEYPAPRRAADAGLSMFYHPDTEAEILALRDELQSRRARGAEDATDRWIRMVATNRLSGHSPGFFSVYTLPPNQAASRDGQVRINRKRRQAPPYRNVRDLIARKSRQLLSGLDAPRREAMRRRARHAVFIAADACETPQIPDASVALTVTSPPFLDTVQYAKDNWLRCWFNGIDAAAIERNAALARDVGAWQCAMTKVFRELHRVTRPGGWVAFEVGEVRNGRIRLEEHVLPAGTASGFRCTAVMINRQQFTKTSNIWGVGNNRGGTNTNRIVLFRKE; encoded by the coding sequence ATGAATACGACGGCGAACAACGCGGCGGCGCCGGCGCTGCACGAGCATCTGAACCGCTGCGCGTCGGCGGCGCCGGATTATCTTTCCTTTGACGGCGGCAAGATACCGCGGTTCACGGCGGAGTTCTGGACCGCGAAACAGCGGCAGGGCAACCCGATTCATGAAGTCTCGTACCGGGCGTGTTTCAAGGCGCAACTGCCGGGCTTTTTCATCGGCCTGCTGTCGTCTGAGGGCGATGTCATCTACGACCCGTTCGCCGGGCGCGGCACCACCGCCGTCGAGGCCGCGCTGAACGGGCGCATTCCGGTGTCCAACGATGTCAATCCGCTGAGCGAGGTGCTGGCTCGCCCGAGAATCGAGCCGCCGTCGCTTGACGAGGTGCAACAGCGTCTTCTCGAATACCCGGCGCCGCGGCGCGCGGCGGACGCCGGCCTGTCCATGTTCTACCACCCCGACACCGAGGCCGAAATTCTCGCCCTCAGGGACGAGTTGCAATCCAGGCGCGCGCGCGGCGCCGAAGACGCCACTGACCGGTGGATACGGATGGTGGCGACCAACCGGCTGAGCGGGCATTCCCCCGGCTTCTTCTCCGTCTATACGCTGCCGCCGAACCAGGCCGCGTCGCGCGACGGGCAGGTTCGGATCAACCGCAAGCGCCGCCAGGCGCCGCCGTACAGAAATGTCCGCGACCTGATTGCGAGAAAATCGCGGCAACTGCTGTCCGGCCTGGATGCGCCGCGCCGCGAGGCGATGCGCCGCCGCGCGCGGCACGCGGTTTTCATCGCCGCCGACGCCTGCGAAACGCCGCAAATCCCGGACGCCTCGGTTGCGCTGACGGTCACCTCGCCGCCGTTCCTCGATACCGTGCAGTATGCGAAAGACAACTGGCTGCGCTGCTGGTTCAACGGCATTGACGCCGCCGCCATTGAACGCAACGCGGCGCTGGCGCGCGATGTGGGCGCGTGGCAATGCGCGATGACGAAAGTTTTCCGCGAACTGCACCGCGTTACCCGCCCCGGCGGCTGGGTCGCGTTTGAGGTCGGCGAAGTCAGGAATGGCCGCATCCGTCTGGAAGAACATGTGCTGCCGGCGGGGACGGCGTCCGGTTTCCGCTGCACGGCGGTCATGATCAACCGCCAGCAATTCACCAAGACATCGAACATCTGGGGCGTCGGCAACAACCGCGGCGGCACCAACACCAACCGGATTGTGCTGTTCAGGAAAGAGTAG
- a CDS encoding Dyp-type peroxidase, translating into MPQPQSVIVPQPARHSLFVTARIRADARDADVAAACAALPRVLEEVAQTGAEMGAQADARVNGAVSFGEAAWRRMSPGAQPGGLRTFRAINGKTLSAPATGGDVFFHVNSARVDLNYEALRRLIGPLEGALEITEETACSEHLDSRDLTGFIDGTENPEGDRERAETALIDSGEFAGGSFLFTQRYRHDLASWSRLGVREQEKVIGRTKPDSVELPDDEKPETAHISRVVIEEDGEELEIVRHSMAYHSLAGESGLFFAAYTNDPDIIEKMLARMYGQAGDGLHDHLMDYTTPVSGAMFFTPSLETLKELAR; encoded by the coding sequence ATGCCGCAACCGCAATCCGTCATTGTGCCGCAGCCCGCCCGGCACAGTTTGTTTGTCACCGCCCGCATCCGCGCGGACGCGCGCGACGCCGATGTCGCCGCCGCGTGCGCGGCGCTGCCGCGGGTGCTGGAAGAGGTTGCCCAAACGGGGGCAGAGATGGGAGCGCAAGCGGATGCGCGCGTCAACGGCGCGGTCAGTTTCGGTGAAGCCGCGTGGCGGCGGATGTCGCCCGGCGCGCAGCCCGGCGGCTTGCGAACCTTCCGCGCCATCAACGGCAAAACACTGTCGGCGCCGGCGACCGGCGGCGATGTCTTCTTCCATGTCAATTCCGCGCGCGTTGACCTCAACTACGAGGCGCTGCGCCGCCTCATCGGCCCGCTTGAAGGCGCGCTGGAAATCACCGAAGAAACGGCGTGCAGCGAACACCTCGACTCGCGCGACCTGACCGGCTTCATTGACGGCACCGAAAACCCGGAAGGAGACCGCGAGCGCGCCGAAACCGCGCTGATTGACAGCGGCGAGTTCGCCGGCGGAAGTTTTCTGTTCACGCAGCGCTACCGCCACGACCTGGCGTCGTGGTCGCGGCTCGGCGTGCGAGAGCAGGAAAAAGTCATTGGCCGCACCAAACCCGACAGCGTGGAACTGCCCGACGACGAGAAACCGGAGACGGCGCACATCAGCCGCGTCGTCATCGAGGAAGACGGCGAGGAACTTGAAATCGTGCGCCACAGCATGGCGTACCACTCGCTGGCCGGCGAAAGCGGCCTGTTCTTCGCCGCCTACACGAATGACCCGGACATCATCGAAAAGATGCTGGCGCGCATGTACGGACAGGCCGGCGACGGCCTGCACGACCACTTGATGGACTACACCACGCCGGTGTCCGGCGCGATGTTTTTCACGCCGTCGCTGGAGACGCTGAAGGAACTCGCGCGCTGA
- a CDS encoding 2Fe-2S iron-sulfur cluster binding domain-containing protein yields MGLFKKKPKDFKATIANTGETFDVNGGINLLQAALNAGIKWPHDCRVGSCGTCRCLLKEGKVKPLNDFSYVLDKEMLDNGMILACQARLKSDITVEVDFEQDALR; encoded by the coding sequence ATGGGATTGTTCAAGAAAAAGCCCAAGGACTTCAAGGCGACGATTGCGAACACCGGCGAGACTTTTGATGTGAACGGCGGCATCAACCTGCTGCAGGCGGCGCTCAACGCCGGCATCAAGTGGCCTCATGATTGCCGGGTCGGCAGTTGCGGCACCTGCCGCTGCCTGCTGAAGGAAGGCAAGGTCAAGCCGCTGAACGACTTCTCCTATGTGCTCGACAAGGAGATGCTCGACAACGGCATGATCCTGGCCTGCCAGGCAAGGCTGAAAAGCGACATCACCGTCGAAGTGGATTTCGAACAGGACGCGCTGCGCTGA
- the msrP gene encoding protein-methionine-sulfoxide reductase catalytic subunit MsrP encodes MLIQITKKSQPKASEITPHAVYLKRREFIRAGAGALAAGLLPGAAGAALGPDFGDLPDSRYNTDEEWTSYHNVTTYNNFYELGTGKADPHKNAERLVTEPWSIEVSGECAKPGVYSVEDFVKPHKLEDRIYRLRCVEAWSMVIPWVGFEVAEVVKRCEPNSHAKYVAFKTIFDPDNLLEQKRRILEWPYKEGLRLDEAMNPLAIFAVGLYGKVLPNQNGAPLRLVVPWKYGFKSIKSIVSMEFTRDEPPTAWGRQAPGEYGFYSNVNPEVSHPRWSQRRERRIGEFGKRKTRMFNGYEEEVAHLYAGMDLKKNF; translated from the coding sequence ATGCTGATACAAATCACAAAAAAATCACAACCGAAGGCGTCGGAAATCACGCCGCACGCGGTGTACCTGAAACGCCGTGAATTCATCAGGGCGGGCGCGGGCGCGCTCGCCGCCGGCCTGTTGCCGGGCGCCGCGGGCGCCGCGTTAGGGCCGGACTTCGGCGACCTGCCGGACAGCCGCTACAACACCGACGAGGAATGGACCTCGTACCACAATGTAACCACCTACAACAACTTCTACGAACTCGGCACCGGCAAGGCCGACCCGCACAAGAACGCCGAGCGGCTGGTTACCGAGCCGTGGAGCATTGAGGTGTCGGGCGAGTGCGCCAAACCCGGCGTTTATTCGGTTGAGGACTTTGTCAAGCCGCACAAACTGGAAGACAGAATTTACCGCCTGCGCTGCGTCGAGGCCTGGTCCATGGTCATTCCGTGGGTCGGTTTTGAGGTGGCCGAGGTCGTGAAGCGCTGCGAGCCGAACTCCCACGCCAAATATGTCGCCTTCAAGACGATATTCGACCCCGACAACCTGCTGGAGCAGAAACGCCGGATTCTGGAATGGCCCTACAAGGAAGGGCTGCGGCTGGACGAGGCGATGAACCCGCTGGCGATTTTTGCGGTGGGGCTTTACGGCAAGGTGCTGCCGAACCAGAACGGCGCGCCGCTGAGACTGGTGGTGCCGTGGAAGTACGGTTTCAAGAGCATCAAGTCCATCGTCTCGATGGAGTTCACGCGCGACGAGCCGCCGACGGCGTGGGGCAGGCAGGCGCCGGGCGAGTACGGCTTTTATTCCAATGTCAATCCCGAAGTCAGCCATCCGCGATGGTCGCAGCGGCGCGAGCGGCGCATCGGCGAATTCGGCAAGCGCAAGACGCGGATGTTCAACGGCTACGAGGAAGAAGTCGCGCATCTCTACGCCGGCATGGATCTGAAGAAAAACTTCTGA